From Sporosarcina sp. Te-1, the proteins below share one genomic window:
- a CDS encoding M20 family metallopeptidase, with protein sequence MNSRNYKLAVSLRHELHQHPELSNEEVWTKQHLIDFLQTHTSNLEIVDKGTWFYAIYHAGEGKRNIAFRADFDALPMDEVIDVPWASKFPGKAHKCGHDGHSATLAGFALEVDQLGADHNIFFLFQPAEETGDGAIQCVDLIKDNQIDEIFAYHNMSGLPYKTVALKDGTQFCASKGMTIHMEGAPAHASQPETGINPSFAIAAIVNEIPKFIAEDKNKGLVLCTIVQIDVGEKAFGIAASKGDLRMTIRALYEEEMDKLQENLETLAKEQAEKYGLRVSFSYNDEFPETANHKESADKMRQAAADKGMALLELEEAFRGSEDYGHFTKLTKGAYCFIGNGEEYPNVHTHEYDFRDELIETGVELFKGLVGL encoded by the coding sequence TTGAATAGTCGAAATTATAAATTAGCAGTGAGCTTACGACACGAATTACACCAACATCCTGAGCTGTCAAACGAAGAAGTCTGGACAAAGCAACACTTAATAGATTTTTTGCAAACGCATACATCCAATCTTGAAATTGTCGATAAAGGGACTTGGTTTTATGCGATCTACCATGCTGGAGAAGGAAAACGGAATATTGCATTCCGTGCTGATTTTGATGCCCTCCCAATGGACGAAGTAATCGACGTGCCGTGGGCGTCCAAGTTTCCCGGCAAAGCACATAAATGCGGACACGATGGCCACTCTGCGACACTTGCGGGGTTTGCTCTCGAAGTAGATCAATTAGGGGCGGATCACAACATTTTCTTTCTTTTCCAGCCTGCCGAAGAGACAGGCGACGGGGCAATACAATGTGTCGACCTCATCAAGGACAATCAGATCGATGAAATTTTCGCCTACCATAATATGAGCGGTCTTCCTTACAAAACAGTTGCTCTTAAGGATGGCACACAATTTTGCGCCTCCAAAGGGATGACGATTCATATGGAAGGGGCTCCGGCTCATGCAAGTCAGCCAGAGACGGGTATCAATCCTTCTTTCGCCATCGCGGCTATTGTGAATGAGATTCCAAAATTCATTGCAGAAGATAAGAACAAAGGGCTCGTCCTTTGCACGATTGTTCAAATTGATGTAGGCGAGAAAGCATTTGGCATTGCTGCTTCAAAAGGGGATCTTCGCATGACCATCCGTGCCCTGTATGAAGAAGAAATGGACAAACTGCAGGAGAACTTGGAAACACTCGCGAAGGAGCAAGCGGAAAAATACGGCTTGCGGGTCAGTTTCTCGTATAACGACGAGTTCCCGGAAACAGCGAACCATAAAGAAAGCGCAGACAAAATGCGTCAAGCGGCAGCTGATAAAGGAATGGCCTTGCTGGAATTGGAAGAAGCCTTCCGAGGTTCGGAAGACTATGGCCACTTTACGAAATTGACGAAAGGCGCTTATTGCTTTATCGGAAACGGCGAAGAATATCCGAATGTCCATACACATGAATATGACTTCCGGGATGAACTGATTGAAACTGGTGTTGAACTATTTAAGGGGTTAGTCGGCTTGTAA
- a CDS encoding sigma-70 family RNA polymerase sigma factor gives MEEIELAKHAIRGDDEAFLQLMFLHQEALYRTALAYLKNEGEALEAVQEVTFRAYEKIHTLRMPEYAKTWLIRIMMNYCHDILQKKKRLVSDEELMHVSGVSDDFTYLEVEEALSHLPEKDRQLVHMKYLHDITIKEIADMTSTPEGTVKTRLYKAIKSLRAIFEERGEERRA, from the coding sequence TTGGAAGAGATCGAGCTTGCGAAACACGCGATCCGAGGGGATGATGAAGCCTTTTTGCAATTGATGTTTCTTCATCAGGAGGCGCTTTATCGGACGGCGCTTGCTTATTTGAAAAATGAGGGAGAGGCACTGGAAGCGGTTCAGGAAGTGACGTTTCGAGCGTATGAGAAGATCCACACGTTGCGTATGCCGGAGTATGCGAAGACGTGGCTCATTCGAATCATGATGAATTATTGCCATGATATTCTCCAGAAGAAGAAGCGCCTTGTGTCCGATGAGGAATTGATGCATGTCAGTGGAGTCAGTGATGATTTCACCTATCTTGAAGTAGAAGAGGCACTAAGTCATTTACCCGAGAAGGATCGCCAGTTGGTCCATATGAAATATTTGCATGACATTACAATCAAAGAAATTGCGGATATGACCTCAACACCGGAAGGAACCGTGAAAACGAGGCTATACAAGGCAATCAAATCGCTGCGGGCAATTTTCGAAGAGAGGGGAGAGGAACGCCGTGCTTGA
- a CDS encoding AI-2E family transporter, with product MDAIIEFFRKKEAKRFIIFILIIIVLFSVRSMMNLILLTFIFTFLMNRLVDFTAKRVRLNHKLIVILLYTLIVGLLTVALLKYLPLISYEISQLVTQITIFFTHAKDHPLLGNLEAFISLDKINSYIANGFSFVVKYFSDISKISIQVVIALILSLFFLLEKPRLIEFTSKFKHSKIAPFYYEIEFFGKKFSQTFGKVIEAQFIIALVNTALSIIILTVLGYPQIVGLAIMIFFLGLIPVAGVIISLIPLTIIGFTIGGVLTVIYLLIAVMIIHAIEAYILNPKLMSSKTDLPVFYTFVVLIFSQNFFGVWGLIIGIPVFVFLLDILDVTNKEPKQVTEIAKDKKDI from the coding sequence ATGGATGCGATCATCGAGTTTTTCCGAAAAAAAGAAGCGAAACGCTTCATCATTTTTATTTTGATCATCATCGTGCTATTCAGCGTACGAAGTATGATGAACCTTATTCTGCTCACTTTCATTTTTACCTTTTTAATGAACCGGCTCGTGGATTTCACGGCAAAACGTGTACGATTGAATCATAAACTGATTGTGATTTTGCTTTATACACTCATCGTAGGCTTACTGACAGTAGCGCTACTCAAATATTTACCGCTCATTTCTTATGAAATTTCCCAGCTAGTTACTCAAATTACAATTTTCTTTACACATGCAAAAGATCATCCGCTACTTGGCAATCTGGAAGCCTTTATCTCCCTGGATAAGATTAATTCGTACATCGCCAATGGATTTTCATTCGTTGTGAAGTACTTCTCCGATATTAGCAAAATAAGTATTCAAGTAGTCATCGCTTTGATTTTAAGTTTGTTTTTCCTACTGGAGAAACCACGCCTGATTGAGTTCACCAGCAAGTTCAAACATAGCAAGATCGCACCATTCTATTACGAGATCGAATTTTTCGGGAAAAAGTTCTCCCAAACGTTCGGAAAAGTGATCGAGGCACAATTCATCATCGCGCTCGTCAATACGGCGTTGTCCATCATTATTTTGACAGTTCTAGGGTACCCGCAAATCGTCGGGTTGGCGATCATGATTTTCTTCCTCGGCCTTATCCCGGTGGCCGGAGTCATCATTTCCTTGATTCCACTGACCATTATCGGTTTTACAATCGGCGGCGTTCTGACGGTAATCTACTTGCTCATCGCTGTTATGATCATCCATGCGATTGAAGCGTACATTCTGAATCCGAAGCTCATGTCGTCCAAAACGGACCTGCCCGTCTTCTACACATTCGTCGTACTGATTTTCTCACAAAACTTCTTCGGCGTATGGGGGCTGATCATTGGAATCCCTGTCTTTGTCTTCCTACTCGATATACTGGATGTGACGAACAAAGAACCGAAACAAGTAACGGAAATTGCAAAAGACAAGAAGGATATATAA
- a CDS encoding YfcC family protein encodes MSKKEKPKGINFPHVYIMFLLVMLLVVALSWIVPSGQYERVVDPDTGITKLNTEVFNYVDTEKPIGFMDFFTALHKGVVQSGDIIVMLLFASGALYILEKSGAIAAGIHKLLRIAGGKEKLIIFALLTLFAILGTIGFGEGGIPFIPLAMAVVMGMGYDRITAFATSTIGLAIGFTAGVVNFYTTGVSQSIVGLPIYSGLGFRIISLIVFLAISVIYILRYANKTKADPSKSIVFNEYKEQLENTKTAEYEEEAFTWSRKLALLGLVAVLVGSAFGAIKLGWGMPELSAVYAIYAVFLVIILRLNPSEAAETFGTGAARLLPTGLAIGFARSVMILMDQAQIIDTAVHSLSGLLSNTGSIVTLLVLFVVVIFFNFFVVSGSGKAMILMPIMGPLGKILGINQQVMVVVYQFGDGFTNYLWPTSGGLMAALGMSNVNYADWVKFSLKLFLLLHFAAFILIIIAHYIGLGPA; translated from the coding sequence ATGTCAAAGAAAGAGAAACCAAAGGGGATCAATTTCCCGCACGTTTATATTATGTTTCTACTCGTTATGTTGTTAGTAGTGGCACTCTCTTGGATTGTACCAAGCGGGCAATATGAACGTGTGGTTGACCCTGATACAGGGATCACAAAATTGAATACCGAAGTGTTCAACTATGTCGATACAGAAAAACCGATCGGCTTTATGGACTTCTTCACTGCCTTGCATAAAGGGGTCGTCCAGTCCGGCGATATTATCGTCATGTTGCTTTTTGCCAGCGGCGCGCTTTACATCCTTGAAAAATCTGGAGCGATCGCAGCCGGTATCCATAAATTGCTGCGCATTGCAGGCGGAAAAGAAAAGTTGATTATCTTCGCCTTGCTCACGCTGTTCGCCATTTTGGGAACGATCGGTTTTGGTGAAGGCGGCATTCCGTTCATCCCATTGGCAATGGCTGTCGTCATGGGAATGGGGTATGACCGGATCACCGCGTTCGCCACGTCTACTATTGGGCTCGCGATCGGGTTCACAGCAGGTGTCGTGAATTTTTATACGACTGGTGTCAGCCAATCGATTGTCGGCTTGCCGATCTATTCGGGTCTCGGTTTCCGGATCATTTCATTGATTGTTTTCCTGGCCATCTCGGTCATTTACATTTTGCGATATGCCAATAAAACAAAAGCAGATCCATCGAAAAGTATTGTTTTTAATGAATACAAGGAACAACTGGAAAATACAAAAACAGCCGAGTATGAAGAAGAAGCATTCACTTGGTCAAGAAAGCTTGCCTTGCTCGGATTAGTCGCTGTTCTCGTCGGCAGTGCATTCGGCGCTATCAAGCTTGGCTGGGGAATGCCGGAATTATCTGCTGTCTATGCGATCTATGCGGTCTTCCTCGTCATCATTTTACGCTTGAATCCGAGTGAAGCGGCTGAAACGTTCGGGACAGGGGCAGCAAGGCTTCTTCCAACTGGGCTCGCTATCGGGTTTGCCCGTTCTGTCATGATTCTAATGGACCAGGCGCAAATTATTGATACAGCTGTGCATTCTTTGTCGGGATTATTAAGCAACACAGGTTCCATTGTTACATTGCTCGTTCTCTTCGTCGTTGTAATATTCTTCAACTTCTTTGTAGTATCCGGCAGCGGCAAAGCGATGATTTTAATGCCGATTATGGGACCCTTAGGGAAAATCCTCGGCATCAATCAGCAAGTAATGGTGGTTGTATATCAATTTGGAGATGGATTTACGAACTACTTATGGCCAACATCCGGTGGATTAATGGCAGCGCTCGGCATGTCGAATGTAAATTATGCAGACTGGGTAAAGTTTTCGTTAAAGCTCTTCCTGTTATTGCATTTCGCTGCGTTCATTTTAATCATCATTGCACATTATATCGGGTTGGGGCCGGCGTAA
- a CDS encoding M20 family metallopeptidase, whose translation MINLFEESKAYEEQIIQDRRYLHQHPEIGFDLPNTQKYIQQRLDEMGIAYKQCGKVPPEVKQKYARAGFGEQDQCTGVVATIGQGSPCILLRADMDALPIQEEVESEYKSKKDGRMHACGHDSHVAMLLGAAQLLKKHEAELKGTVKLFFQPGEEWGYGSKLMIDDGALENPKVDAAFGIHIMPDQEAGTLSVTKGTLSQAMDTYIVDIQGYGGHSSQPHKTIDANMIMNQLYTSLNLLMTREADPSQSVTFSVGSMSGGTVTNVIPDKAVLSGNMRSYDQKTRDHLCERIPEMIEHVVKAWRGEYSTTEFHTPTTYNDPAFVDSITPFLEQVMEPEKIADYGVLSGSEDFSYISQAVPSAFVILGTGKEGEAPVHNPRMKQNEEIFKYGAALHASVAMGWLASQHK comes from the coding sequence ATGATCAATCTTTTTGAAGAATCGAAGGCGTACGAAGAACAAATCATTCAGGACCGCCGCTATTTACACCAGCACCCTGAGATCGGATTTGATTTGCCAAATACCCAGAAGTATATCCAGCAACGGCTTGATGAAATGGGGATCGCCTATAAACAATGCGGGAAAGTGCCGCCTGAAGTGAAACAAAAGTATGCGAGAGCCGGTTTTGGCGAACAGGACCAATGCACAGGGGTCGTCGCTACGATCGGACAAGGCTCTCCATGTATTCTGCTCCGTGCGGATATGGACGCGCTGCCTATTCAAGAAGAAGTAGAGTCGGAGTACAAATCAAAAAAGGACGGCCGGATGCACGCTTGCGGTCATGATTCCCATGTGGCGATGTTGCTCGGGGCGGCACAGCTGCTTAAAAAGCATGAAGCTGAACTAAAAGGGACAGTCAAATTGTTTTTCCAACCAGGGGAAGAATGGGGCTACGGTTCGAAGTTAATGATCGACGATGGCGCATTGGAAAACCCGAAAGTAGACGCGGCATTCGGCATTCATATCATGCCCGATCAGGAGGCGGGAACGCTGTCTGTCACCAAAGGGACCTTGTCGCAGGCAATGGATACGTATATTGTCGATATCCAAGGCTACGGCGGGCACAGCTCCCAGCCGCATAAAACAATTGATGCAAACATGATTATGAACCAGCTTTACACGAGCCTTAATCTCTTGATGACGCGGGAAGCCGATCCAAGCCAAAGCGTCACGTTCTCCGTCGGATCCATGAGCGGCGGCACCGTAACGAATGTCATTCCAGACAAGGCGGTGCTCAGCGGTAATATGAGGAGCTATGACCAGAAGACCCGGGATCACCTTTGTGAACGGATCCCTGAAATGATCGAACATGTTGTCAAAGCGTGGCGTGGTGAGTACAGCACGACTGAATTCCATACACCGACGACGTATAATGATCCAGCGTTTGTCGACTCCATCACTCCGTTTCTAGAGCAAGTGATGGAACCCGAAAAGATAGCCGATTATGGAGTACTCAGCGGTTCCGAAGATTTCTCCTATATTTCCCAAGCAGTCCCGTCTGCGTTTGTTATCTTAGGGACAGGCAAAGAAGGTGAAGCGCCGGTTCATAATCCCCGCATGAAGCAAAACGAGGAGATCTTCAAATATGGGGCGGCCCTGCATGCGAGCGTGGCGATGGGCTGGTTAGCATCACAACATAAATAA
- a CDS encoding GntR family transcriptional regulator, producing the protein MNKYLLLTDHVYNYIVEQINNGELIAGSKVNESAISESLKVSRTPVREALIQLSADGLLENVPRKGFIIKKLTKEEAKETFFIIGALDGLAASLTAPLLTEKHYKEMEFYIQSIDLAINTENFAMYHKMQEAFHHVYLSLCPNRSLVNLLLQLERRFLKNMDGLGDTEFTKQRLTETNNEHRKMVEFFRAGQTAELEQYMKEVHWNVKKAEIIPL; encoded by the coding sequence CGGTGAACTGATTGCCGGAAGCAAGGTGAATGAAAGTGCTATCAGTGAAAGCTTAAAAGTGAGCAGGACACCGGTTCGCGAGGCATTGATCCAGCTGTCCGCGGACGGTTTGCTCGAAAACGTTCCGCGAAAAGGGTTCATTATCAAGAAGCTGACGAAGGAAGAAGCGAAAGAAACCTTCTTTATCATTGGCGCACTAGATGGCTTGGCCGCTTCCCTGACGGCTCCCTTATTGACCGAGAAACATTACAAAGAGATGGAATTTTATATCCAAAGTATCGACTTAGCCATCAATACAGAGAATTTTGCCATGTACCATAAAATGCAGGAAGCATTCCACCACGTTTACCTATCGCTTTGTCCGAACAGAAGTCTAGTCAACTTATTGCTCCAGCTGGAACGAAGATTTTTAAAAAATATGGATGGCTTAGGCGATACAGAATTCACGAAGCAACGGCTGACCGAGACGAATAACGAGCATAGAAAGATGGTTGAATTCTTCAGGGCCGGTCAAACAGCCGAACTGGAACAATATATGAAAGAGGTCCATTGGAATGTAAAAAAAGCGGAAATCATCCCGCTGTGA
- a CDS encoding DUF4179 domain-containing protein, whose amino-acid sequence MEKWKETIEKQEIPKEPLENAILQGFERAKEKKSKRKRWFRKRGVWTIVAAAVLMLAFITSIRVSPVLASAIASIPGMSAIVDLIQDNKGLQLAIENEHYQTIGGSNESDRFKVTLEGIITDETSLVAFSTIQQKSAHIGHIQNVRLLDQHGVEISKKVSHNTSYPNERTSTNTAELEFESKVPTGELLIEYTIADEPGEEASETIQIPFQVELKPIKKEQYVINKTVEVEGQKIHVRSVTIGSIKTAIEIEYDADNSMRIFGIEDLRLEDEKGEIWTSIQNGVSASGSENPNVNTFYLQSNYFKESDHLTLKFNKLMAMDREEAFIVIDTEKKEVVRQPKDPRFKNLTVNGRFVNIEMLGEAGYHHDPFTTIFDAKGEQLDIVSGTYYSTDDEIIHLGFELSNKAYTNPLRLPLHAYPSYINGNVSIEIK is encoded by the coding sequence TTGGAAAAGTGGAAGGAAACAATCGAGAAACAAGAGATACCGAAGGAGCCGTTGGAGAACGCCATCTTGCAAGGATTTGAGCGGGCGAAAGAGAAGAAATCCAAACGGAAACGCTGGTTTCGGAAACGAGGAGTTTGGACGATCGTGGCGGCAGCCGTCTTGATGCTCGCGTTCATCACATCCATACGCGTCTCCCCCGTATTGGCCAGTGCCATCGCCTCCATTCCTGGCATGTCAGCCATCGTGGATTTGATTCAAGACAATAAAGGCTTGCAGTTGGCGATTGAAAATGAACATTATCAGACGATCGGTGGTAGCAACGAATCTGATCGTTTTAAAGTGACGCTCGAAGGAATTATTACAGATGAGACAAGTTTGGTTGCTTTTTCAACCATCCAACAAAAAAGCGCCCATATAGGACACATACAAAATGTTCGGTTATTGGACCAACATGGTGTGGAAATTTCGAAAAAGGTTTCACATAATACCAGTTACCCAAATGAGAGAACCTCAACCAATACGGCGGAGCTCGAATTTGAATCGAAGGTGCCAACTGGAGAGCTGTTAATCGAATACACGATTGCTGATGAGCCTGGAGAAGAGGCAAGCGAAACGATACAAATACCTTTCCAAGTAGAATTGAAACCTATCAAGAAGGAACAGTATGTAATCAATAAAACTGTGGAAGTCGAGGGGCAGAAAATTCATGTTCGCTCAGTCACCATTGGATCCATCAAAACAGCGATAGAAATTGAATATGATGCCGATAATTCCATGAGAATTTTTGGCATCGAAGATTTGCGCCTGGAGGATGAGAAGGGAGAGATTTGGACTTCCATACAAAATGGAGTGTCAGCTAGCGGATCGGAAAACCCAAATGTGAATACGTTCTACTTACAGAGTAACTATTTCAAAGAGAGTGATCACCTGACATTGAAATTCAACAAGTTGATGGCGATGGATCGGGAAGAGGCTTTCATTGTCATTGACACGGAGAAAAAGGAGGTTGTCCGCCAGCCGAAGGATCCAAGATTCAAAAATCTCACAGTGAATGGGAGGTTTGTGAACATTGAAATGCTAGGGGAAGCAGGATATCACCATGATCCGTTTACAACAATTTTTGATGCCAAAGGTGAACAACTCGATATAGTATCAGGAACGTATTATTCTACAGATGACGAAATCATTCATCTTGGTTTTGAACTGTCAAATAAAGCATATACAAATCCGCTGCGTCTTCCATTACACGCTTACCCTTCCTATATCAACGGCAATGTAAGTATTGAAATAAAATAA